One genomic window of Penaeus chinensis breed Huanghai No. 1 chromosome 35, ASM1920278v2, whole genome shotgun sequence includes the following:
- the LOC125044252 gene encoding DNA-(apurinic or apyrimidinic site) endonuclease-like, with protein MPPKRKQTDDAPKQSENKKAKKEDFESDAKSKDGEPWNLKIVSWNVDGVRAWLKKDGMSVLELEDPDILCLQETKCSEKKLPDELKNVKGYKSYFVEAKTEGYSGVALYSKEEPVSVKYGFDDKEHDDEGRCITAEYEKFYLVTSYVPNAGKGLMTLDKRMDWDPKFRKYLKELDEKKPVILCGDLNVAHKEIDLANPKGNKKNAGFTQEERDGFTELLNAGFVDSFRHLYPDKEKQYTFWTYMMNCRARNIGWRLDYFVISERLVPQLCDNLIRTSLYGSDHCPITLLMHM; from the exons ATGCCTCCCAAGAGGAAACAG ACTGATGATGCACCAAAGCAAAGCGAAAACAAAAAAGCTAAGAAGGAGGACTTCGAATCTGATGCCAAGTCAAAGGATGGCGAACCATGGAACCTGAAGATCGTGTCATGGAATGTGGATGGAGTCCGTGCATGGTTAAAG aaAGATGGCATGTCAGTGCTTGAATTGGAAGACCCAGATATATTGTGTCTACAGGAGACAAAGTGTTCAGAGAAGAAGCTTCCTGATGAACTAAAAAATGTCAAAGGATACAAAAGCTATTTTGTAGAAG CAAAAACTGAAGGTTACTCAGGTGTGGCACTCTACTCAAAAGAAGAACCAGTGTCTGTTAAATATGGGTTTGATGATAAGGAACATGATGATGAAGGCCGTTGCATTACAGCAGAATATGAGAAGTTTTATCTTGTCACTTCCT ATGTGCCGAATGCTGGGAAGGGTCTGATGACGCTTGATAAGAGAATGGATTGGGATCCAAAGTTCCGCAAGTACCTGAAGGAGCTTGATGAAAAGAAGCCAGTTATCTTGTGTGGAGATCTCAATGTTGCCCACAAAGAGATTG ATCTGGCCAAtccaaagggaaataaaaagaatgctGGCTTTAcccaagaggagagagatggcTTTACAGAGCTGTTAAATGCTGGCTTTGTAGATTCATTCAGGCATTTATACCCTGATAAAGAAAAACAGTACACATTCTGGACATACATGATGAATTGCAGGGCTAGAAACATCGGATG gAGACTTGATTACTTTGTCATATCCGAGAGACTGGTGCCTCAGCTGTGTGATAACTTAATCCGCACGTCCCTTTATGGCTCCGACCACTGCCCCATCACGCTTCTGATGCATATGTGA